Sequence from the Desulfovibrio sp. TomC genome:
TTGGCAGGCCCTTTCCCTGTTCCGCCGCCAGCCGCAGGCCCGAGAGTGTGGCCTGGGCCGTCACCTGTGGTTTGGCCGGGCTGCCGGACAGGGTGGCGCTGACATCCGCCGTGCCGTCGATGCCGGCCAGACCGAAGAGGGTGAGCAGGGGCAGGGGAAAGTGCTCCACACTGACCTTGCCCGAGGCTTCAGTCGGGCCGTAGCCGCCGGCGGCAGTCACCCGGGCCTTGTCAAAGGTCAGGGCCAGCGTGTCCACTCGGGCCACGCCGCTGCCGAAATTCAGGGTTGTCGGGGCGTTTAGGGCAAAGGGATGGCCTTCCAGGCTGCCGGACAGGGTTTGCAGGGTCAGACGCTGGCGGCCGGCCTCAGCCGGGGCCAGATTGCCGCGCACCGAGGCGTCCAGGCCCATCTGGCCGTTTAGGCGTCCCTTGGCGTCGGCGGCCAGGGCCAGGGTCCGCCCGTCGCCCGAGGCTGTGGCGGAAAGGCTGGCCAGGGAGAGGCCCGAGGCTTCGATGGTCTTGCCGGCGAGGCTGGCCTTGCCCCGGGGCCGGCCGGCCAGGTCGTCGAGATTGGCCGTGGCGGTCAGGGTGCCGGCGGTCAGGCCGGGCAGGCGCAGGCCGGTTCCGGTCAGGTCAAGGGTCAGGGACTGGGTCGCCCCTTTGGCGGCCGAGGCCGAAATCTTCAGGCTGCCGCCAAGCGGCAGGCCGACAAAGCGGCCAAGTCCGGCCAGATTGGCGGCATTGCCCGATAATTTGCCGGCCACGCGCCCGGTTGCGGTGTCGATGTCGGCTTCGCCGGCAAAGGCCGCCTCCGGAGCGGTCAGCCGCAGGTCGGCCACGGTCAGGCGCGTCCCGGCCAGGACATAAGTGGTTTCCAACCGGGCCGCTTCGCCCTCGCGACGGGCCGTGAAGGTGAGTTTGCCGGCCGGACGGGTGGCGGCGTCGGCCATGGTCAGGTCACAGGCCGCGTCGGTCAGGGCCAGTTCGCCCAGGTGCAGGCGGTCGGCCTTGGCCGAGAGGGCCAGATGGGGCGAGACGAGCGGTCCGGACAGGGTGACGCCCGCCTCCAGGGACCCGGAGCAGGGTTGCCCCAGGGCCGGAGCCAGCAGGGAAAGGTCGGCCGCCTTGAGGCTGGTTTTGGCTTCGAGGTGCCCGGTTGCGGCCACAAAGCGGCCTGTGCCGGCGAGGCTGACTCCTTTGCCGGTCAGGGAGAGTTCGGACAGGGTTGCGCCGTCCGGGGAAAATGCGCCGTCGACAGACAGCCCCGGGGCCGGGCCGAGCAGGGCGGCCAGGGCAGCGGCGGCGGTATCGGCCGGGTCCGGGGCGGCCAGCCGGGCCAGGGACACGACCGCCTTGGCCGTGCCGTGGCCGTTTGGATCGGAAGCGATGTCGGCGGCCACGGTGGCGCTGCCGCCGAGGCGCAGGCCGCCCAGGGAGGCGGCTCCGGCCACGTCGCCAAGGGCCACGGCCACATGCCCGGCCAGGGTTTCGCCGCTGATCCGTCCGCCGCCCAGGGTGGCCGAACCGCCGGCTCCGGTCAGGGCGGCGTTCTCGATGGCCAACGCGCCGTCCGGGGCCAGGCTGCCGTTGGCGGCAAGCTCCAGGGACTGGCCCAGAAGCGTTGTGCCGTCAGGACCGGCCAGACCGCGCAAGGTGCCGGAAACGGCCAGGATTGCGCCGGGAAAATCGTTGGTCATGGGCCGGGGTGTCTGGGCCGTGGCGGTCAAAGCGGCGTCAGCCAGGGTGACCGGACCGGCGTGGAAATTGTGCGCGGTGATGCTGGCCGCCAGGTTTGGCTGCAACAGCGTGCCCGAGGCCGTCATATCGGCTCCAAGCGTTCCACCGAGCGTCCCGTCCAGGCGGGAGGCGTCGGTTATAGCCAGCTTGGCCGTGGCCGACAGGGCGTTGCCGACCGGGTCCAGGCGGGCGGCCAGGGCCAGGGAGCCGGCGGCGGCGTCCAGCGTGAGCTTGTCCAGGAACAGGGCGTCGGTGGTGATGCCCACCCGGGCGGCTACGGAACAATGGGGCCGCGGGCCAAGCAGGCCCTCGAAAAAGGCCGGGAGCAGGCCCGGCGGCGGCGCGGCACGAGCCTCCAGGGTAAAGGCGGCCAGGGCGTCCTTGGCCAGGGGCACGGCCAGCCCCAGGTCCATGGCCAAAAGCGGCGTGGTCCCGAGTTTGGCGCTTAAGCGTCCTTTCCAAGCGTCCAGCGGACCGTCGCCGGTCAGGGCCGCATCCAGGGCCGGGGCATTCGGGCCGGCCAGGGCGCAGCACAGGAGGCCCCCGGCCGCGTCGTTTAAGTGGGCCTTCACCGCCAGCCGCCAGTCGGCGTAATTGAGCGCCGCGCCCACATTGAGCGTCAGCGGCATGTCGCCGTCCAGGCGCTTGGCGTCAAGGGCCAGAGCCACGGCTCCCTGGCCGGATTCGGCCAGCCGGCCATTGATGGACAGGACGGCGGCCTGTCCGGCCAGTTCTTTGTCCAGCATTAGCCGGTTGACGGCGAGGCGGTCCAACAGAATGGGCGGCAGGGAGGGGAAACGCGGCGGCCACGTAAGCGGCGTCGGGGTGGAATGGGTGTCCGGAACCTGGGGGGCGCGCAGCAGGCGCACCACATCGGCGGCGATTTCGCGGATCTCGATGCGCCCGCGCAACAGGGCCGCCGGCGACCAGGACACGGCCGCGTCGCCGATGACCAGCCAGGGACCCTTGGCATCGGCCAGGGCAAAGCGCCCGACCCGCAGGGAAAAGGGCAAGACGCCGGAGACGTCCTCGATGCGGGCCTCAAAGCCGCTGCCGGCGGCGATGCCGCGTTCGGCCAGTCGTGCGGCGGTGCGCAGGCCGACCGGGGTCAGCAAAAAAGCCCACAGGCCGGCCAGAATCACGGCTGCTGCGGCCAGACCCCGCAATAGGGAGCGGGTCCAGGGCCGGTGCGGGACGGGAGCCGGGGACGGCCTAGAAGGATTGTCCGATGCTGCAGTAGAATTGGGCAATGTCGTCGATGTCCTTGCGCCGGGCCAGCGGGGTGGCCACGTCGATGCGCACCGGGCCGACCGGGGTAAATATCCGCAGGCCAAGGCCCGCGCCGAGCATGATGGGCTGGTCGTAGGGCGGCAGGGCGCTCGTGAAGGCTGTGCCGCCGTCCAGGAAGGGGACGATGCCGACCAGTTCCGTGACGCGCAGGCGCAGTTCCGTGGAAAAGGTCAGCACCGAGCCGCCGCCGATGGGCGTTTTGCCGCGGGTGGGACCGACGCTCTGGTAGGAATAGCCCCGGATGGAACCGCTGCCGCCGGCGTAGTAGCGCAGGTCCGGGGACACGTCGTCGCGCTCGGCCCCGGCGTTGGCCCCGCCGGAAACGCGGGTGGCCAGGACCACGCCGGGCTTGTCCATGAGCTTTAAGTAATGGGCCAGGGAGAGTTCCGGCCGGATGAAATTCGCGCCGCCGGCCAGGGTGCCCCAGTACGGGGCCACCGAGGCGCTGGCCAGAACGCCTTTCTGGGGGTCAAGAACGTCGTCGCGGCCGTCGTAGGTGGCTTCCACCGGCACGAACACAAAGCCGTACCGGGCGTCGTCCTCCCAGGGGCGCGACTGATCTTCTTCAATGCGCGAGGCCCGGTAGCCAAGACCGGCCCCGGCGGACAGGGAATCGGTGAACTGGCGGCGTAGCGTGGCCGTGGCCGTGGCGTTTTGGCCCTTGTACGCCTTCTTGTCCTCGTTTGCGATCCTGGCCTTGGCTCGGAAGAGATCCTTGGGCGTGATGGCGTCGGGCTTGTCAAAGGACGCCTCGCCGAATTGTTCGATGCCCGAGGCGCTGGCCGTAACCGCCATCTTTTCGCCGCCGCCAAAGAGGTTGCGGTTTTCCCAGCCGAGGTTGGCCCCGGGGCCTTCGTCGGTCTTGTAGTCCACGCCGCCTTTGATCGTGCGGTGCTTGCGTTCGACCAGGGCCACCTGGATGGGGGCTTGGCCCGTGGCCGGGTCCACCGGACCGGTTTCCACCTGCACGGCGTTAAACAGCTCAAGGCCAGTCAGTTTGCGGCGATAGCGCTCCACGGTCCGGGCGTCGTAGGGTTCGCCGCGCAGCCAGGGCACAAGCCCGGCCAGATAGCTTTCCTTGACCGTGGTCAGGCCGGAAAAGACCACCGGGCCAAAGGCCGTGCGGGGTCCCGTGTCCACGGTCCAGACCACGCTGACGGCGTGGTTGGCGAAATCAGCCGTGACCTGCCGGTTCTCCACCTTGACGAAGGGGTGGGCGTCGTTGCGAAGCAGTTCGGTGATTTTTTCTTCGGCCTCGAGGATGGCCTTGGCCGTAAACGGTTCTGGCACGGTCAGGCCGATCTGTCCGGGGCCGGGCAGGGCCGGGGCGTCGCTGCCGCTGGTCGGGGTCAGGACCACCCGGCGCAGGTCGAACTGCGGGCCGGCGTCGATGCGGTAGGTGAGGGCGGCCGGTGTCGCGGCGGTGTCCAGGCTGGCGGCGATGGTGGCGGCAAACCGGCCCTGGGACTGGAAGACCTTGGCAAAAGCGGCCTTGTCTTCTTCGGCCCGGCGTTCGAGCAACAGCGGCGAATCCGGCGGCGTGTCGCGCAGGGTTTCGGCCTTGGACACGCGGTGCAGCAGATCAAGGGTTTCCGGGGCGACGTCGCCTTCGTAGCGCACCACGTAGGCCAGCCCGGCCGGAACCTTGGCCGGCTCCACCCGGCTGCCGGCCAGGGCCGAAACGGCCAGAACCAGGACAAACCCGACCGGAAGCGCGAGGCCCCCGGCGGCTTTTAGAAAACGCTCCCAGTGCGCTATGCGAAGAGAAATAACTGCCACGATCACCCTGTATCACGAGGTCTGGCGGCCAAGCAACCGCCAGGGTGGCCTAAGCCCGGTTCTCCAATGTTTTTTGGGCTTCGACCAGGAAAAAACCGGCCACGGCCACGCCAAGAATCCGTACCCAGGCCATGGGCGCGATGGCGGCCGAACCGAACAGCTTCTGCATCAACGGGGCATAGGTGAAAAGTCCTTGCAGGGCCACGGCTCCGAGCATGCCCCAAAGCACCCAGGGATTGCCGGTCAGGCGCAGGGACAGGGCCGGCCGCGTCAGGGAGCGGCAGTTTAAGAGATAGAGCGCCTCCATGGCCACAAAGACATTGACCGCCACGGTCCGGGCCTCGGCCACGCCGGCTTCGTGGCCCAGTTCCCAGGCGTACAGGCCAAAGGCGGCGGCCAAGAGCACCCCGCCGACAAGGACCACGCGGCGCAGCAGTCCGGCGTCGAGGATCGGCCGGCCAGGGGCGCGGGGCGGCCGATCCATCACACCCGGTTCGCGCGGTTCAAAGGCCAGCATGAGCCCGAGGCTGCCGGCCGTGGTCATGTTGATCCACAAAATCTGCACCGGCGAAATGGGCAGGTCCAGGCCAAAGAGCACAGCCGCCAGGATGACCAGCCCCTCGCCCAGGTTGGTCGGCAGGGTCCAGACGATGAACTTGGTGAGATTGTCGAAAACGCCGCGTCCTTCCTCCACCGCCGCCTCGATGGTGGCGAAGTTGTCGTCGGTGAGCACCATGTCGGCGGCTTCCTTGGCCGCTTCGGTGCCGCCCCGGCCCATGGCCACCCCGATGTCGGCCTGCTTGAGCGCCGGGGCGTCGTTGACCCCGTCGCCGGTCATGGCGCACACGTGGCCAAGTCCCTGGAGCGCCTTGACCAGACGGAGCTTTTGTTCCGGGGAGACCCGGGCGAAGACGTGGGCAGCCTCGGCCAGCCGGGGCAAGTTTTCAGGCGGAGCCGCGTCGATGTCGCGTCCGGTCATGGCCACGATGGGGTTGTCGCCGGACAGGCCGATGTCGGCTCCGATGGCGGCGGCGGTGGCGGCGTGGTCGCCGGTAATCATCTTGACCATGACGCCGGCCCGGCGGCAGGCGGCCACGGCGGCCACGGCCTCGGGCCGGGCCGGGTCGATCATGCCGACAAGCCCAAGGAAGGTCAGGCCGCTGTCGTGGTCGGCGGCCGCAATGGCGGTCCTGCCCGGGGGCAGCTTCCGTCGGGCCAGGGCCAGGACCCGAAGCCCGCGCCGGCCCATGTCCTCCACGGTCCGGCGGATGGCGGCCGCATCCAGGGGCGCGCCTGCGGCAGCGTGGCAGCGGGGCAGGGTGGCCTCCACGGAACCCTTGAAAAAGAGGTGCGAAGCGGCCTCCCGGCCCGGGGCATGCAGGGTGGCCATGTACATGCGTTCGGAAGCAAAGGGCTCGTCAGCCAGCCGGGGGAGGGCCTGGGCCAGACTGGCGAGGTCGAGTCCGGCCCGTTTGGCGGCGACGAGCAGGGCGGCCTCGGTGGGATCGCCGGCAAAACCGCTGCCGTCGGCGTCCAGGACCGCGTCGTTGCACAGGGCGGCGGCGGTCAGCGTGTCGGTGAGTTCCCGACGGTCTGCCCCGGCGTCTCCGGCTGTCGGGGCAAAGCCGTCCGGCCCGACCGTCCAGACGCCGCCCGGCAGGACCAGCTCACTGACCGTCATGCGGTTTTGGGTCAGGGTCCCGGTCTTGTCGGTGCAGATCACCGTGGTCGAGCCAAGGGTCTCAACCGCCGGCAGGTGGCGCACCACGGCCCGGCGTCCGGCCATGCGCGAAACGCCGATGGCCAGGATGACGGTGACGGCGGCCGGCAGGCCTTCGGGGATGGCCCCGACGGCCAGGGCCACGGCGGCCATGAACATGTCGGTGGTCGGCTGGCCCCGGACCACGCCCACGACAAAGGTCAGGCCGGCCAGGACCAGGATGCCGCAGAGAACAAGCCGGGAAAAGCGGGCGATGGCCCGGGTCAGCGGCGTGGCCAGCGCGTCGGCGGCGGCAGTCAGGGCCGCGATGCGGCCGATGGCGGCATGGTCGCCGGTGGCGACCACCACCCCCGTGCCCTGGCCGTAAACGGCCAGGGTGGAGGCAAAGGCCAGATTGCTGCGTTCGGCCAGGATGGTCTCCTCGGCCAGGGCGGCGACGGCCTTGTCTACCGGTACGGATTCGCCGGTCAGGGGCGACTCGTCCAGGCGCAGGCTTTGCACCGAGAGAAGACGCAGATCGGCCGGGACCTTGTCGCCCGGGCGCAGCCGCACGATGTCGCCGGGGACCAGTCCCTCGGCGGCAATGGCCTGCCAGATCCCGTTGCGAAGGACGGCCGCTTCGGTGACCATGGACCGGGCCAGGGCCGAGAGGGCAGCCACGGCCTTGGCCTCCTGGAGATAGCCGACAACGGCGTTGACCAGCACCACGCCGCCGATGACGGTAGCATCCACCGCTTCGCCCAGCAGGGCGGCGACAACTGCGGCGGCCAGCAGGATATAAATGAGCGGTTGGTGAAACTGCAGGAGAAAGCGCCCAAGCGCCCCGGTCCGGCGGCCGGGGCTGACGGCGTTTGGGCCGTGGCGCGCCAGACGGCGGGCGGACTCATTGGCGGACAGGCCGCTTGCGGCGTCCGTTTCCAGTGCGGCCAGGACCTCGGCTTCGGCGCGGGCGTGCCAGGCCGGGCCGGTGGTGCTCTGCATGGTTGATCCTTGGGTTTGACGGCCGACGGCGGATGGTTGCCAGTCCACCCTTGCCAGGATCGGGTGGTCTGTTCAACCTGCAATCAAGCAGTTGGGAGGTTTCCCGACTTGACCCTGTGGTTTTCTATCCTCTAATAGAGAAGACCGAAGGCCTTCGGGCAAACACAAGGTATAAGGCTGGTGTGTGTGGACAAGCCCAAACGGATTTTGGCGATAGACGACGAGCGCATCAATTTGCGGGTTATTGGCGGACTGTTGCGCAATCTCGGTCACGAACCGATCCTGGTTGAATCCTTTGCCGAGGCCAAGGCCCTGCTTGATTCGAGCATCGACCTCGTGTTGCTCGACGTCATGATGCCCGAGACCGACGGCTTTACCGTAGCCCGGCAGATCCGGTCCATGGAGGGCGTTTCCGACGTGCCCATTATCATGGTCACGGCCCTGACCAGCAAGCAGGACCGGCTCAAGGCCGTGGAAGCCGGGGCCAACGATTTTATTTCCAAGCCCATTGATCTCACCGAGCTTCGTGTGCGCATGGGATCGCTGCTCAAGATGAAGGAATCCCAGGACGAGGTGAAGCGCTACCAGGCCGAGCTGGAAGAAATGGTGGCGGTGCGCACCTCGGCGCTCAAAATGGCCCTGGACAATGTCCAGCAGTCCCAGCGCGTCATCCTGACCGCCCACCTGGAGACCATTCACCGTCTCGCCGCCGCAGCGGAATTCAAGGACGAGGAAACCGCCGACCACATCCAGCGCATGAGCCGCTACTGCGCCCTGCTGGCCGCCCGGCTGGGGCTGCCCGAGGCCGAGGTGGACCTTATCCTGCAAGCCAGTCCCATGCACGACATCGGCAAAATCGGCATTCCCGACAGCATTCTGCTCAAGCCCGCCAAGCTCACTCCCGAGGAGTGGGAGGTCATGAAGCGCCACACCATCTACGGGGCGCGCATTCTTGGCGAATCGAATTTCGAGCTGTTGCGGGTGGGCGAGATCATCGCCCTGTCCCACCATGAGAAATGGGACGGATCGGGCTATCCCAAGGGGCTTTCCGGCGAGGATATTCCGCTGTACGGCCGCATCTGCGCCGTGGCCGACGTGTTCGACGCCCTGACCAGCCGGCGGCCCTACAAGGAGCCTTTCAGCAATGAGAAGTCTCTGGAAATCATGCGGGCCGGCCGGGGAAGCCATTTTGAACCGCGCATTCTGGATGTCTTTTTCAACGATTTCGATCGGGTTCAGGAAATCCAGCGGGAATTTCTCGAGGGCTAGGCAGAGCTGCCCGATTGCCGCAACCGCCAGCCCATGACGACGCCGTCCAAACTTCCTGCGATCCTCATCGTTGACGATGTGCCGGCCAACATCCGCATGCTGGCCGCGTGCCTGCACGACAGCTACACCATCCATGCGGCCGCCAGCGGGACCGATGCCCTGGCCCTGGCCCGCCGGGTGGCTCCTGAGCTTATCCTGCTCGACGTGGTCATGCCCGACATTGACGGCTATGAGGTCTGCCGCCGGCTCAAGGCCGAGGCCGCAACCGCCGACATCCCCATCATTTTCGTCACCGCCAACCATGCCCCGGAAGACGAGGCCCATGGCCTGTCGCTCGGGGCCGTGGACTACCTCATAAAGCCGGTCAGTCCGGCCGTGGTGCGGGCCCGGGTGAAAAACCACCTGGAACTGCGGGCTGCCCGGCAGGCCCTGGCCCGGCAAAACGAGGAGCTACTCGATGCGGCCACGTTGCGCGAGGACGTGGACCGCATCATGCGCCACGATCTCAAGGCCCCGCTCACCGGCATCATCGGCCTGCCCCAGATCATCCTCGACGACGGCGGCCTGACCGACGCCCAGGCCATGTATTTGCGGCTGATCGAGGAAAACGGCTACAAAATGCTGTCCATGATCAACCTGTCCCTTGATCTGTTTAAGATCGAGCGGGGAACCTATCGCTTAAACCCCGAGCCGGTGGAGCTGGTCGCCATGGCGCGACGGCTCTTTATGGAATTTTCCGCCTTGGCCGGACCACGGAATCTGACCTGCCGTCTGACCATCGACGGACGCGAGGCCGGCGCAAGCGACACCGTATATCTCTGTGGCGAACGGCTGTTGCTCTATACCATGCTGGCCAATTGCGTGAAAAACGCCTTGGAAGCTTCGCCGGCGGGCGGCGTGGTGGCGGTGCACCTGCACCCCGGGGAACCGACCGAGGTGCGGGTGCAAAACACCGGCGTGGTGCCGCCGGGGATGCGGGAACGGTTTTTCCAGAAGTACGCCACCGAAGGCAAGATGGGCGGCACCGGTCTTGGGGTCTATTCCACCCGGCTCATAGCCGAGACCCACGGCGGCACGGTCCGCATGGAAACCAGTGACGAAACCGGCCGGACAACGGTTTTCCTGAGCCTGCCCCAGGGGGAGCTGCGCATTGGCCCAGACCGCAATTCCGGGGCGGCCCAGGTGGCTTGCGGCAGCGGCCAAGTGTAGTGGGGGAAGGCGGGAAGAGTGCCTCCGGCGGCCAAAGGGACTGAGTCCCTTTGGAATCCCCCTCTTGGGGGGAGTTTGACTTGACTCTGGGCGTTGCCGAGCCGGTGAGCGGCAGGTGGGCACGAAAAGAGGGGCTGGGACCGTTGGCCCTGGCTGGCAAGCCGGCCCGGTCAGACGGAAAGGCTTAGGACCGACCCCTTGGGCAGAGCAGTCTCCTGGCCAAGGGGCAGGTCGCCCAGGTCGCCTGCGCCGTAGTTCTCGGTCAGGTAGGCGTCGGCGGCGGCAATGGCCTTGCCGAGGCCCTCGCGGGTGGAGCCGGTCTGGGTGAAATTGGTGTCCAGGATGTCGGCAATCGTCTGGGCCGCATCCACGCCGTACTGCTTGGCCACATGGGCCAGGGTGGAGGACACCACGCCCTGGGCCTGCTTGATGGCGCTGCCTGTCCCGCTCGAGCCGTCCGAGGCGTAAAATTCCTCCAGATGCCCGTTCTGGTAGAAATCGTTTATCGAATTGTTGAGCGCTCCGTTGAAATTGGCCATGGCCGCGTCTCCGGCGGCAACGCCGAAATTGCGGTCAATGAATTTGAGCGCCGAGACCAGGGCGTCGCCCAGGGCGTCCTCGCCGCCGGACCCATCCCCGACGCCCTTGATGACAATGCCCATGACCGCCGTGGCCGCGGCGTCGCCGTGGCTTTGCCGCACGGATTCGACCGCGTCGGCCAGCGAGGTCTGCAAGTCGCCGGCAGCGCCGAAATTGACCCCGGTTCCGGCGTTGCTGGCCGTGGTCGGGGTCTCGGCCAGACTGATGCGGCGCATGATTTCCGAGGCAAAGACCTCCGAGGTGCTGCTGGGGGCTTTGATGGTGGCGGTGGTCTTGTCATCGCCGTTGCCAAAGGTCAGTGAGGCGTGCCCCGAGGTGGCGGACGCGCTCTGCTCTGTTCCCTGGGCTGTTGTCTGGCCGGACAGGGTGAGCAGGCTGGAAATGTTGCCGGAGTAAGATGTGATCTGCATGGCCGGGCCTCGTCTTTGTGTTGGTGCACAGCTCTTATCGGCCCTTTGGGCCAGGGCTTTAGGGGGGCGCGCTGTTGCCACGAAACGACCCGTCTGCTAGGTCGCAGCCGGTTACCGCAAAAGGACAAGCCATGGACCAGCCGACTGCCGACATCCTTTTTTTCGACCTGACCACGGGTCGCCGCCGCCGGGAATCCCCGGCCGGCTGCGACCTGCGGGCGGACCGGGGCGGGCGTGGGCTGGCCGGAGCCATTTTCGCCGCCTCACCGGCCGTCCCGTGGGACGACCCGGCGGCCTGCCTGTGCCTGTTTCCCGGGGCGCTGGCCGGTTACGACCTGCCTGGGGCCTCGTTTGCCTCCCTGGTTGGGGCAAATCCGCATACGGGCGGGGTGTTGACGGCGTCCGTGCCCGGCGGAATCGGGCAGGGTCTGGCCCGGTGCGGTCTGGCCGGGCTGGTGTTGACCGGCCGGGCGGATGTGCCGATGCTCCTCATGCTTGACGGGCAGGGGTTGCGCCTTGTCCCGGCCGGCGACCTGGCCGGACAGGGCTTGGCCGCAATAGCAGCCGCCTTGGCTCCCTGGCACGGCCTGCTGGCGGTCGGGCCGGCGGCGCGGGCCGGTTCGCGGCTGGCCATTGCCGTGGCCGACGGCGTGCATCCGGTTGGCCGGGGCGGGAGCGGCCTGCTTTTGGCCGCCAAAAATATTGTGGCGGTCGTGGTCGCTGCCACGGTGGCCGGGGAACCGGCTCCGGTCCCGGTCGATGCTGCGGCCATGGGCGCGGCCCGGGCCGCCATGGAGCGTCTCATCGCTGCGGCCCCGGCCTTGTCCGGTCCGTGCGGCTTTGGCCGCTTCGGCACGGCCGCCCTCCTGGACCTGACCGCCGGGCGGCGGATGCTCCCCACCCGTAATTTCCGCCAGACCGTTTTCGCCCAGGCCGCGGCCGTCTCGGCCCCGCGCCTGGATGCCGTCTTCACGCCCCGGGCGGTCGGCTGTCCCGGCTGTCCCGTGCCCTGCCGCCGGGTGACGGATTCCGGGGCCATCATGCCCGATGGCGACGCCCTGTCCCATTTCACGGCCCTGCTCGGGCTGGCCGACGGCCGTCTGGCCGTTGCCGCCAACTCCGCCTGTCTGGATATGGGCCTCGATCCGCCGGGCGCGGCGGCGGTCCTGGCCGGCCGGGCCGAGGCCGACGGCCGTGACCCCGACCCGGGCGAGGTCCCCGCCGCCGTCGCTGCCCTGGCAAAGGCCCCGGCAGCCCTGCCGGCCCTTTGCGTCAAGGGCGTGGCCCTGCCGGCCTTTGACCCGCGCGGAGCCTGCGGCCTGGCCCTGTCCCTGGCTGTGGGTCCGGCCGGACCGGATGCCTGGGGCGGACTGTGCCTGGCCCATGAGCTGCTGCGAAAGCCTGTGGCCACCGACCGTTTCACCTTTGCCGGCAAGGCCAGGGCGGTCTATCTGGGCGAAAACGCGGTGGCGGCGGCGGCCTCCCTTGGCGGCTGCCCGCTTTGCACCCTGGCTGTCGGTCTGGAAGAATGGGGGCTGGCCGTGTCGGCCGCAACCGGAACCATTGTTGCCGCTGGCGAACTGGCCAGGCTTGGCGAGCGGGCGGTTTTCCGGGAGCGGCAGCGAAACGCCCGGGCCGGGATTGCCGCCGCAGCCGACGATCTGCCCGAGCGCTTTTTCACCGAACCGGGCTCAAGCGGCGAGGGCATCGACGTGCCGCCGCTGTCCCGGCCGGCGTTTCTGGCCGCCCGGGCCGGGTATTACCGGCTGCGGGGCGTAGCCGAAGACGGCCGGCCAAGCCCGGGGCGGGCCGAGGAGCTGGAGCTGCCATGGCTGGCCTGAACCGACAGACGGCCAAGGATCTGGCCCGGCAGTGGGCCGATAGGCTGGTCCGGGCCGGGTTGTGCGCCCCGGAGACGGCCGTGGTGGCCTGCCTGGACGACGCGCTCGTCTTTTCCCGGCCCTCGTCCCGGGCCGATCTGCTGGCCGGGCTGATCGACCGCCTGGGCGTCGGCTGCGTCATCCTGGCCCCGCCGGCCGAGCCGCACCGCACCATCCTGGAATGGCTGGCCGCCCGGGAAGCCCCGGCCATAAGGCCCCGGGACTG
This genomic interval carries:
- a CDS encoding hybrid sensor histidine kinase/response regulator is translated as MTTPSKLPAILIVDDVPANIRMLAACLHDSYTIHAAASGTDALALARRVAPELILLDVVMPDIDGYEVCRRLKAEAATADIPIIFVTANHAPEDEAHGLSLGAVDYLIKPVSPAVVRARVKNHLELRAARQALARQNEELLDAATLREDVDRIMRHDLKAPLTGIIGLPQIILDDGGLTDAQAMYLRLIEENGYKMLSMINLSLDLFKIERGTYRLNPEPVELVAMARRLFMEFSALAGPRNLTCRLTIDGREAGASDTVYLCGERLLLYTMLANCVKNALEASPAGGVVAVHLHPGEPTEVRVQNTGVVPPGMRERFFQKYATEGKMGGTGLGVYSTRLIAETHGGTVRMETSDETGRTTVFLSLPQGELRIGPDRNSGAAQVACGSGQV
- a CDS encoding aldehyde ferredoxin oxidoreductase C-terminal domain-containing protein, yielding MDQPTADILFFDLTTGRRRRESPAGCDLRADRGGRGLAGAIFAASPAVPWDDPAACLCLFPGALAGYDLPGASFASLVGANPHTGGVLTASVPGGIGQGLARCGLAGLVLTGRADVPMLLMLDGQGLRLVPAGDLAGQGLAAIAAALAPWHGLLAVGPAARAGSRLAIAVADGVHPVGRGGSGLLLAAKNIVAVVVAATVAGEPAPVPVDAAAMGAARAAMERLIAAAPALSGPCGFGRFGTAALLDLTAGRRMLPTRNFRQTVFAQAAAVSAPRLDAVFTPRAVGCPGCPVPCRRVTDSGAIMPDGDALSHFTALLGLADGRLAVAANSACLDMGLDPPGAAAVLAGRAEADGRDPDPGEVPAAVAALAKAPAALPALCVKGVALPAFDPRGACGLALSLAVGPAGPDAWGGLCLAHELLRKPVATDRFTFAGKARAVYLGENAVAAAASLGGCPLCTLAVGLEEWGLAVSAATGTIVAAGELARLGERAVFRERQRNARAGIAAAADDLPERFFTEPGSSGEGIDVPPLSRPAFLAARAGYYRLRGVAEDGRPSPGRAEELELPWLA
- a CDS encoding HD domain-containing phosphohydrolase — its product is MDKPKRILAIDDERINLRVIGGLLRNLGHEPILVESFAEAKALLDSSIDLVLLDVMMPETDGFTVARQIRSMEGVSDVPIIMVTALTSKQDRLKAVEAGANDFISKPIDLTELRVRMGSLLKMKESQDEVKRYQAELEEMVAVRTSALKMALDNVQQSQRVILTAHLETIHRLAAAAEFKDEETADHIQRMSRYCALLAARLGLPEAEVDLILQASPMHDIGKIGIPDSILLKPAKLTPEEWEVMKRHTIYGARILGESNFELLRVGEIIALSHHEKWDGSGYPKGLSGEDIPLYGRICAVADVFDALTSRRPYKEPFSNEKSLEIMRAGRGSHFEPRILDVFFNDFDRVQEIQREFLEG
- a CDS encoding HAD-IC family P-type ATPase; its protein translation is MQSTTGPAWHARAEAEVLAALETDAASGLSANESARRLARHGPNAVSPGRRTGALGRFLLQFHQPLIYILLAAAVVAALLGEAVDATVIGGVVLVNAVVGYLQEAKAVAALSALARSMVTEAAVLRNGIWQAIAAEGLVPGDIVRLRPGDKVPADLRLLSVQSLRLDESPLTGESVPVDKAVAALAEETILAERSNLAFASTLAVYGQGTGVVVATGDHAAIGRIAALTAAADALATPLTRAIARFSRLVLCGILVLAGLTFVVGVVRGQPTTDMFMAAVALAVGAIPEGLPAAVTVILAIGVSRMAGRRAVVRHLPAVETLGSTTVICTDKTGTLTQNRMTVSELVLPGGVWTVGPDGFAPTAGDAGADRRELTDTLTAAALCNDAVLDADGSGFAGDPTEAALLVAAKRAGLDLASLAQALPRLADEPFASERMYMATLHAPGREAASHLFFKGSVEATLPRCHAAAGAPLDAAAIRRTVEDMGRRGLRVLALARRKLPPGRTAIAAADHDSGLTFLGLVGMIDPARPEAVAAVAACRRAGVMVKMITGDHAATAAAIGADIGLSGDNPIVAMTGRDIDAAPPENLPRLAEAAHVFARVSPEQKLRLVKALQGLGHVCAMTGDGVNDAPALKQADIGVAMGRGGTEAAKEAADMVLTDDNFATIEAAVEEGRGVFDNLTKFIVWTLPTNLGEGLVILAAVLFGLDLPISPVQILWINMTTAGSLGLMLAFEPREPGVMDRPPRAPGRPILDAGLLRRVVLVGGVLLAAAFGLYAWELGHEAGVAEARTVAVNVFVAMEALYLLNCRSLTRPALSLRLTGNPWVLWGMLGAVALQGLFTYAPLMQKLFGSAAIAPMAWVRILGVAVAGFFLVEAQKTLENRA